The genomic DNA AGCCTTCTGTGCATCTGATCTGTTTACAACAAAAGATATATTGGCCTCTGAAGAGCCTTGAGAGATCATCATGATATTCGCTCCAATTCTGCCCAATGCAGAGAAGACACGGCCTGCTACGCCAGGAGTGCCAGCCATACCATCACCTACAACCGCAATAACACAGACGTTTTCATCATAAGATATATCTTTTATTATATTTTCGGTAAATTCCGTCTGAAGCGCATGGAGAGAGATATCTAGTTGTGTTTTGTCTATCACCAGAGATATGTTGGCCTCTGAAGAGCCTTGAGAGATCATCATGATATTCGCTCCAATTCTGCCCAATGCAGAGAAGACACGACCTGCTACGCCAGGAGTGCCAGCCATGCCAGAGCCACTAATATTAATCAGTGCGATGTTTTGTATCAATGTCACTGCCTTTACAATATCTTTGATATGTTCATGTGCTTTTATGATGAGGGTTCCGGGATGATCGGGATTGAATGTGTTCCTAACGCGTACTGTGATTCCTTTTTGAATGGCTGGCTCTATGGTTTTCGGATGGAGTACCTTTGCTCCGAAGTAGGAGAGCTCCATTGCTTCCAAGTAAGAGATTATAGGCAGCGTTCTTGCCTCAGAAATTATCCTCGGGTCTGCAGTCATGATTCCGTCAACATCGGTCCATATCCAAATCTCATCGGCATCTATTGCAGCCCCTATGATGGATGCAGTATAATCAGAGCCACCCCGACTTAACGTCGTGATGATACCTTTGGCGTCAGCTGCCACAAATCCAGTTATAACTGGAATGATCTTTTTCTCGAGCAGTGGATAAATTCGCTCTTTGACTTTGACATAGGTCATATCCAATAAAGGTCTCGCACATTTGAAATTGCTATCAGTCACAATACCGGCATCTCCGCCCGTGAGCGCTATTGAGCGCAAATTCATCGATTTCAGCGAAGCTGAGAGAATTGGGGCAGACAGCCGCTCTCCGAACGATGACAGGTAATCGTGTGACCTAGCCGTGAGCTCTCTCAGATGGCAGATGCTGATCAAGGCGTTCTCCAGATCTTTCAATCTCGCATCCAACTCCTCGATTACAACTTTTATTTCCCCTTCTGCAACCGCTTCCTGCGCAACCGCATAGTGACGCCCCCTAAGATGCTCGATGAAAGCTTTCACGTCAGCTATTCCGCCATCTTCCGCGGCTTTTCTGGCAGCTTTCTCCAATTGGTCGGTAACGCCAGATAGTGCTGAAACTACGATAATGATCTCATTTTTTTCATCGTAAAACCGCTTGATCAGCGATGCCACATTTTTTATCTTGGAGCCATCAGCGACGGATGTCCCCCCAAATTTCATGACAATTCTCATTGATCAATCACTTGTATGTAATACGTGTTAAACGACAATATAAATAGTTCTGATGGTGGTAGAGGTATACTAAGGGTTGCAAATATCCCCAATATTACAAAGGATGTAAAGGATTACAGCTTAGAAAATGTTAAACACGGCGTGGCGATACCATAAGCCCCAATCACCCAATAAATCCCATGATAGCAATCCCTTAATCATAATCCTTATATTCTGTCTACTCGTGAGTTAATACCCACCATACAGCAAGCTGGTCTCATACGCAACAAAAGTAGAGAAGAGCTAGCTAATTTTATAAAGTTGGGATAGAAATTCCTCATCATATCCTTCTGCGCACAAATAAAATAGCCAATGAAAATTATAATTGAGATGAATCTTATTTTATGTCCATATCGATGGCTAGTATTCTATTTTTATCATCCCATTATCATTGAAAGTGCATGTTCGAGGATAAGCCTTGGGTCAATGCCTGTCATATGTAAAACAACGTATATGCCCACGAAAGTTCCGATTGTACTCCCTATGTTCGCGAAAGCTGCAACCAGTATAACCCTAAACAATCGATTTTTTCGTAAATCATCAAGGGTTTCAGCATCCATCATCCTCTTAAAATCATTACCTGTGGGCTTTCTCACATATGCCTCAGCCAGTCCAGCAAACCAACCGGCAGCCAAGAAAGGATGTAGTGATGTCAGCCACGCTATTCCAAATGCAGTTGCTATGGATAGGGGATGAGCTCCCGCAAGAAGAGCTCCCAATCCGCTAAGTGTGCCGTTTATTATAAACCAATATCCCAGAACGACGAGCAATTTTTCTAATGGAACTGACATGACCAAAAGCACAAACGTCATTAGGATGGTCAGCATCACCAGTACACCAAGGAATTTCATCACGTTTAGTTTTTTGGGGATGTGCACCAGCTCTTCAGACGGAGGTATTAGCTCCGGATGTGTAAGAAATTTTTCTACGCCTTTTCTATGACCCGCACCAATGACTGCAACTACTTTACCGCCCCTAGCCGCATTTAAAAGATTTCCAGCGATATATGCATCCCTCTCGTCTACGAGAACCTTCGCCGCACTAGGCGAGAACGATCGTAGCTCGGATACTAGCTGAGCAACTACGTCTTCCTCTGTGATCGTTTCCATATCGATCTCTTCTCTTTCCCCAAGAGATGCGCTTATCAGGGCAAAAAACATCCGTATTCTCTCAAAAAATGTCATTCTGCTCCAAAATCGTCGTAGCGTTATGCCTATATCCCGATCTATGAGAGCTAGGCTTGCGCCAGTTTTCTCCGCGGCCTCTATCGCGGATATCATCTCTGCACCTGGCTCCACACCTTTCTCAGAGGCGATCTTATTTTGTATCCATGCAAGAAGCCATTGGACTAGCAGGAGGTATCCTCCATGCAAAATATCTTTTATCGACGGCTCCGTTTGTATTTCGCCTTTAAGCGCTTTATATCTCCTAGGACATAATTCCACAGCAACAACATTTGGTTTTTCTCGATCGATGGTTGATCGCACTTCCTCGATGCTTTTATCAGAGACATGCGCAGTTCCGATGATGATGATATCTGGATTCATAGTCTCATTTGACCCAAGAGTTCCAAGGACCTCACCAAGTCAGCCCTAGACACGATCCCGACCATAGCACCTTCTTCCATAACTATCAACCTACCAATGTCATGTTTTGATAGCAGTTTTAGAGCCGTGATCGCATCATCGTCTGGTTGGACAGAAATTACTTCACGAGTCATTATATTGGCCACATATATAGAGTCTCGTTTGTCTGACGGAATTTGCCGAATGTCGTTAAATGTAACGATCCCGATTACGTTATCATCTACGACAGGGTATCCCATATGTTTTTCCTTGAACATCAAATCAACAAGCTCGCTGACCAACATGTCTGGTTTGACTGCTTTTACGTCTGAGGTCATTATATCCCGAACTTTGACTCCTCTTAATGCCACTGTAACCTCTGTAGCTTTCTTCTCCTCTGAGGCACCGATATAGACGAAGAAGGCTATTAAAATAAACCAAAAGCCACCATAAAAAAGACCGAACGTGCCCATGATAAGTGCGAAGGTTTTTCCGACAGATACCGCTTTATTCGTTGCATCTAAGTAGGACATTCTCTTGGCTAACCAAGAGCGTAGCAGGCGCCCCCCATCCATCGGGAACGCAGGCAGAAGATTAAATCCACATAATATGAGGTTGTAGAAGGCAAGCATTCCAACAGAGGTCCTCACAATACCGAGTGAAACGAATTCTAGCAAGCTATACATAAAATAAAAACTAAGCCCCATCGCCAAGCTAACGCTTGGACCTGCTACGGCGACCTTTGACTCTATCCTAGGATCAGGGGGGATCTCCTCCATGGAAGAGATTCCACCGAATATTATCAAGGTTATGCTTTTTATCCCTATTCCATGCCTCTTTGCCATATAGGAATGTCCCAGTTCATGCAGCAGGACGCAAGAGAATAATGTGAGGGTTACAATCGTGCCGGAAACATATCTTATCAGCGAATTCCCCATGCCACCAAAGCCGATGGGGGTATTTAATAGGCCCAATGTATGCGACTGCATCCATTCCCCAGAGGGCGTATTTGTCGTCGCAAATGCATATGCGAACAGAGGCAATATCAAAAGGAAGCTGATATGCAACCTTATAGGTATCCCGATTATCTTTCCCAATTGTATTGATGTTTTCATTTCTTCACAGTAATAGTCTAATAAGTTATATAGGTAATAGTCTAATAAACTATATATCTTCATAGTTCCCATGGTAGGTGGAGATAGGAGAGGAGAGGATAGGATAGATATGAGAGCAGAAATAACGTCTCTATTTGGCTTAGACGTTTACACGGATCAGGGGAAACGCGTTGGAAAAGTCAACGACGTGGTGCTTGATGCAGATGACAGGAGGGTAACTGGGTTGGCGGTTTCTGATGTTAACCCAGATTTATTTGATGTTCAGAGTAGGGGCATCATCATCCCGTACAGATGGGTGCTCTCGGTTGGAGACGTCGTCGTTATAAAGCAAACAACTGGCCGCATTAAGCAAGAAGCAAAACAAGAGTAAACTCCTAAAAAATGGAAGATAGAGAGATTTATTCAAATATTAGAGCTGTGCCTCCAATCGCCATCCGTGTAGATGGAAGAAACTTCAAGAAGTTGCTCAAAAACTTCAAAAAACCCTATGATAAAAAGTTTATAGCTGCAATGGCAGATGCCACTGAAACTCTCATGAGAGAGAGTGGGTTGAATCCAAGGTTTGCATATATATTTTCAGATGAGATTAATATATTCTTCCTAAAAATCCCTTTCCAGGGAAGAATTGAAAAATTGGATTCGATCATCCCTTCTTTCTTAGCAAGCGCATTATCTTTAACACTAAAAACAACGATTTCTTTTGATGCTAAGGTTATACCTCTTTCTAAGCGGGACGTTCACAAATATCTGGAACTACGCCAAGCGGAAGCATGGAGAAATCATGTCAACTCATATGGGTACTATGCGCTACTAGAGGATGGCTTATCCAAACGGGCTGCAGCGCTTAACATGAAAGGTATGAATTCGAAGGAGATACATGACATGTTGTTTGAAAGAGGCATCAACTTGGCTAAGACCCCCACATGGCAGAGGCGCGGTATCCTAATATGTAAAGAAATGTACCAAAAGCCCGGATATGACCCTAAAAAGCATCTAAGAGTGCTCTCCAGGAGAAGCAAAGTCATTCAAGATTGGGAAATACCGCTATTCAGTACGGAGGAGGGAAGGAAGCTCATTGATGAGTTGCTGACCGAGAGGTAATTATTTATTCGCCCTCTTTCTCACCAACTGCTGCCAAGAACCTTTTCATCACCGCCTCTTCGGACAAACGCATGATCGTTTGTTTGTCCTTCACTCCACTGAAAACCCCCAAGGGAATCTGTGCAGCAGCAGCTGTAGAATGCCCACCAGCAGAGCCAATATCCCCAAAAGCCGCCCTCATCGCATTTCCGATGTTCAGTCTGATGTCTTTGCTCCTTCCGGAAATATAGATGTTTTCACCACCAAGTCCGAACACGATAACAGTCGTTATTCCCTCAAGATTTAGGAGATAATCCGCAGCCTGAGGGATTGCATCCCTATCTCTTATCAGACCTACATTCGAAATCAAATAGCTTCCTTTAATGCGCCTGCTTTGGATAGCTTCGCCCAAGATATCCAGCGTTTCAGTGGACATCGACGGCATCTCAACCTTTCCGAGCAGGTCGTGATCTGCTAGAGGATACAAAAACGCCGCTGCCGTCAAATCTGCGGGGTCTGTCTCCATCTTGAACTCATGCGTATCGGTTCTTATGCCATAAAGCAGTGCAGTTGCAAGTTCTTTAGTAATCGAGATGCCCAACTCTTGGAGATACTCAGTCATTATAGTAGCTGTTGCACCCATGTTAGGTCGGATATCATAATAAGTTGCGCCGACTTTTTCGATCTCGACTGGGTGGTGGTCTACCACTATGTCGACCTTCACACCTTCTGGCAGTGAGTTATTGGCGCCTGGAAGAGCCGTATCTACAAGCGCGATTTTGTTGAATTCACTCAAATTCGATTCGTTGATTCGTTTTAATTGGATCTTAAGTAGGTTTATGAATGCCCGATTCTCTTGGTGACCAATATCGCCTTGATAGAGTACCTCTGCACCTATGCCAATATGCTCTGCCATATATTTCAATGCCAAACCACTTGCGATTGCGTCTGGATCCGGATTATCATGGATGACAACCCCCAGCTTGCCGCCCCTCCCAACTCCCTTCAAGAGTTTGAGCAACTCCCTCCCATGTCGAACGGCTTCGACGCGCTCGAGATATTGTACGGCAGTAGTTGCTATGATCGAGGACGGGAGAAGGACCATATCTGCGCCAGCATCTTCTAATTTCTCCTTGGTCACCGGGTCTATTGCCCTTACCACTGTATTGATAACAGGGGATATCTCTTGGACGATCTTGAGCGCACTTTGATTTGCCTGAACGTTTGAACTGAGTATTAGCACAGCCCCGAACCTTTCTAGATTAGCCCGCCTCAATGCCTTGGGATCACTGATGTTGCCTTGTATTGCTTCAAGTTTTTGATCTCTAAGAGATTCAACTCGTTGAGGATCTTTATCGATGACGATGAACTCTTTACCTTGTGCCCTAAGCTCGTTGGCAACTGCAAAGCCGACACTGCCACAACCTAGAATGGCATATTTAGGCGCTTTTTTAGTTAACATTCCCTCTTTTTTCTGTGTCTTTTGCATGATAATGAATGCTAACATCAGATGCCCTTATCCGTCTTTCGGTCAATATTTAAATACAATGACCCTAAGTATGTTTCAGGGCCGGTAGCTTAGTCAGGTAGAGCAACGGGCTCTTAACCAAAGGGAGCGAACTCAAGATATAAAATAAAATATGCTCCTTAGGGCATGAGATCCAAAGGAGAGACATGGAGGCTCCCTCGTAGAAGCAGTTTTTCCTTAGAGAGAGACCCGTCGGCCAAGGGTTCAAATCCCTTTCGGCCCGTACCGTATACATTGGCTGCTTACATTTCGGTTTTCACCCAACCATACCCCCAACTGACTGGACCGCAGGGTTCGTATCAACTCATTTAAAAAAGCCGGTTAGGAAGGCCTATTTAGGAAGATTTCGATAGAGGAAACGTTGATATTCTCGCCTTTTTCCCCCTCTAACTTCTCAGTCCCGATTTTAATATCCTTTACTTGGACATCTGCCATAAATCGGTTTTTTACTACCTCGGCGGTATCCACTGCTCTGCTGATGGCCCTACCTCTGGCCTTGATGGCAACTTCGTTTGCACCATCGTTGAACTGCGTAACCGCTGCCAATACGTAGTTCATGATAGGTTTGTTTCCGACATATATCACGTTATCTTCTGACCTCTTTGTTTCTGACATCTTTGACCTCCTAGGTTACTATTGATGTTGGTTATTAGTTTTAGTATCCTCATTATTAATGTTTTCCTCCGAAATAAGAAAAACTTGATGTAGTAGGGAATCTTAAAGATGCTGTTGCTAGATAAGGAGATGTTATAATGGGGTCTACTATAATAGTCGGCGGATTTTTTGGTGATGAGGGGAAAGGTAAGATCGTGGCACATCTTGCCCTAAAAGATAAGCCATCCATAATAGCAAGAGGTGGCGTCGGCCCCAATGCTGGGCATACCGTCGAAGAAGGCAAGCAAAAGCATGGCATTAGAATGGTGCCCTCGGGATTTATCTATGGAGATGCTAGGCTTCTAATTGGAGCTGGTGTTTTGATCGACTCCCATGTCTTAGAGCGCGAAATAAAAGAGTTTAGAGTTCAGGATAGAATTGGCATCGATAGTAGGTGCACTCTCATCGAGGAAAAGCACATCCTAGAAGATAGGCAAAATAAACGGTTGGCAAGTGAGATAGGAAGCACAGGCACTGGATGTGGGCCAGCCAATAAGGATAGGGTTATGAGATGCGCACGGCAAGCAAAAGAAGTCGAGGAGTTAAAGGCCTATATTACGGATGTTCCACTGGAGATCAACGATGCCCTTGATGCAGGCCAAAGGGTAATTATAGAAGGAACGCAAGGATTTGGTATATCGCTATTCTATGGTACATATCCCTACGTAACATCAAAGGATACAACGGCATCCCAGATCGCAGCTGATGTCGGGATAGGCCCAACCCGGGTAGATGATGTAATAATCGTTTTTAAGGCATTTCCAACGCGGGTTGGTGAAGGACCTTTTCCAACTGAGGTGAGTCCAGAGGAGGCTAAGCGTATGGGCATTGTGGAATACGGCACCGTGACTGGCAGACAAAGACGCATAGGTATGTGGGACGGCCATATGGCAAAATATTCAGCTAGGGTCAATGGGGCGACACAAGTCGCTCTAACGGGTTTAGACAAACTCGATCCATCTTGTCATGGCGTTACAGACTATGATAGCCTTAGCGATACCATAAAAGAGTTCGTGAGTAATGCAGAACAGGATGTCGGAGTACCAATCACGATACTCTCAACTGGCCCCAATATATCCCAGACCATTGACTTACGCTCATGAACCTACTTGATATTGCAATTAGGATTTTGGAGGAGGGGCCAATATGCGACCATTGTTTAGGAAGACAGTTTGCAAAGCTATCTACTGGGCTGACAAATGAGGAAAGGGGCGGTGCATTAAAGACCGCCTTAGCTATGCTTGGTCATCAAAAGTTTAAGGAAGGCGACTCCTCCCTCCTCAAAAGACTTGCACCGTGCACAAAGCAGGCTAGATCCATTTTGAACATTGATGGGACTGACGAGAAGTGCTGGCTTTGCAACGATCTGTTCCAGAGCTTGGATGTTTGGGTTCAGCGGTCACTGACGTTGCTTAAAAAATACCAATATGATACCTTTCTCGTCTGCACAAAGGTATCAGGACTGCTTGCCGAGAACGAGGAGATACTATGGGCGGCAACATCCAGCACAATATGGGCTGAACCGCTCAAATCAGAATTGAATCGAGAGATCGGAAAGTTGATTCAAGAAGAGACCGATAAAGAGGTTGATTTTGATCGACCCGACATCTTCGTCCTGCTTAATCTAGCCGAGGACAAAGTCGAATTGCAAAGCAGTTCCTTGTTCATATATGGTCGATACAAGAAACTTGCCAGGGGAATACCACAAACGAGGTGGTCTTGCCCACTGTGTCAAGGTGAAGGATGCGAAGACTGTGATTACAAAGGGACACTTTACACAACATCCGTGGAGGGACTGATGAAAGATCCCGTAATGGAATTCAGTGGGGGAACGGATGTCATACTTCACGGCGCTGGACGCGAAGATATAGATGCACTCATGCTCGGAACGGGAAGACCTTTCGTGTTGGAGGTAAAAGAGCCACTCTATCGGCATTTCGATCTGACAGACCTAGAGAACAGCATCAATAGATCGGCGGAGAATAGGATTGAGATAAAGGGGCTGGGATTCGTTGAAAAGAAAATGGTGGCGGAGGTCAAAACTGCCGATGCAGATAAAGTTTATAGGCTCAGACTCACATTTAGTGAAGCAGTTTCGGAGGAGGAACTAAAAGCTTCACTGGATAGATTATGTACTAAAATCAAACAAAGAACGCCCAGTAGGGTAGCACATCGGCGATCTGACAAAGTCAGAGCAAGAACTGTGCATTTCGCCAAACTCATGGATTTGGATACAGAGGGCGCGACTATTTGCATCAGGTGTGAATCCGGGTTGTACGTCAAGGAACTGATTTCTGGTGATGATGAAAGGACAAATCCGAACCTTTCCGAACTTCTCGGAACTAAAGTATGGGTTAAGGAATTAGACGTCATTGGGGTTAAACATGCCAGGCTCAAGAAGAAAAACGAGATATAAGCTTAAAAAAGATATAAAAGAGAGGGGGATGTCGCCCATAACTAGGGCTATTCAGAAATTTGAGATAGGGCAAAAAGTTCACATCACCATAGACCCTAGCATTCATAGGGGTGCCCCTCACCCTTCATTTCATGGTAAAACCGCTGAGGTGACAGGACGAAGGGGTAGAGCATACCTAGTGGAAGTGATGGATGGAAATAGGCTCAAAGAGCTGATCATTCGTCCTTCTCATCTCAAGCCCCAAAGGTGAGCCCATGATCATAAAAGAAGTTGTAAGCGAGGAGCTATTAACTCTTGCTGAGGTAAAGGACATCCTAAATAAAATTCGGGATGAAAGGCTAAAAAATGGGGAAGAGCTGAGATATGAGCAAAGGCGGGCAATTGAGCACGCCAATAAGTTTGCAAAGACCAGCGCAGAGTCATCCCGTGCTTTGGCAAAGGCTCTCCTCAAACTAGAGAAAATGAAACCAGAAATCGCCATCCATATTACCGATATAATGCCAAAGACAAAAGATGAGCTTAGGTCGATATACGCAAAGGAACGATATACGCTTGTAGAAAAAGAGCTAGAGACGATATTGAGTCTTGTTAACGATCACGCCTAGGAGGTGGGCGATGATGCAGAAGGAGGGTAAGGAGGATTACATATGGATTCTAGACTATTTACAATATGGTCATCCAGATGATCCTCGGCCCGTATATCAGAAAAAGCCCATAGTCCATGGCGTGGGTGAGATTCGTTTCGTGCTGCTGGAATTGATCCCGAAAGAGGGAGTAGTGCCAGAGGTCCATAAAAGAGTCTACATAGGAGAGGGCGACAGAGATGAAATCGACCATGTGAAGCGTCGCTTAAAATATGACGAGTTGACCCATGGCGCTAAGATAGAGCTCCCCTATGTCCTTGAGGAGATAGTCAAGCTGGACGAGGGCAGATTTATCGACTTTTTCAATGATGCAGAGCCGTTGACAACAAGATTGCACCAACTGGAGTTGCTGCCCGGCATAGGGAAAAAATTGATGTGGGGCATCATTAACGAGCGGAAAAAAGGCGATTTTAAAAGCTTTGAGGATCTAACAAAAAGGGTCCAAGGCCTTCACCGTCCAGATAAGCTCATCGTCAACAGAATCGAGGAAGAGCTAAGGGATGAGCATACAAAATATCGAATTTTCGTGAGGTAATATTGGGGGATCAACACTTTTTAATCGATGAGAAAGTGATAGATCGAATCATCAGATATGCTGAGTTAGATGGCAAGGAGACCGTTCTAGAGATCGGAGCTGGCACAGGTAACCTGACGAAAAACTTAGCAAAAAACGCTGCAAATGTAATCGCAATCGAATCGGACCATCGCCTGGTAGAGGTGCTGGACGATCTTTCACTCACAAACGTCAAGATGATTCACGGCGATGCCCTTCAAGTGGTATTTCCAAAGTTTGACAAAGTCGTGTCAAATCTGCCTTATTCCATCTCCTCCGATATCACCTTCAAGCTCCTCAAACATGACTTCACGCTCGGCATCTTGATGTATCAACATGAATTCGCAAAAAGAATGATGGCAACCACCGACACGGAAAATTATGGCCGCTTATCCGTCGTAACACAGTATTTGGCCGAGACCCAAATTCTGGAAATCGTGCCAAAGACAGCGTTCTATCCGCAGGCAGAGGTGAAATCTGCCATAGTAAGACTGGTGCCGCGAACTCAAAACCTAGATAGGGATTTTTTCCTTGACTTTGTGGCTGCGATGTTTACGCAGCGAAGAAAGCAGATGAAAAATGCAATCCTCAATGCGGCCCACATGCTGAACCTGGGGGACGCGAGAAAACTCATCGATATGCTGCCCCGGGACCTGATGTCTAAACGACCGGAAAAATTGTATCCGGAAGAACTGGCTGCTTTATCCAATTTGATCTATGGTGCGCGCTATGAATATCCTGTATAGGGACAAAGAGATCCTAATACTGCCAAAGGTTTATGAACCTGCTGAGGACTCGTTCCTGATGGTAGAAGCGGTCTTGAGAGAGGTGCAAAAATCAGACAGGGTTTTAGAGATCGGAACCGGTTCTGGAATCATCTCGATGTTCGTTAAAGACATTGCACAGGTGATTGCCACTGATATCGGTCCACAAGCCGTGAAATGCGCCAAATTGAACGGCATAGACGTCATAAGGACAGATTTGTTTGACGGGATCAACTTCAGGGCAAAATTCGACTTGATAGTGTTCAATCCACCCTACCTGCCTTCCGAAGAGCAAAAGACCGACATGGATGTTTTATGGGACGGAGGGGGCAGCGGTCGGACGACCATCAACCGTTTTTTGGACCGAGTGAAGGATTATCTGGCAGAAGACGGGCGAATATTGCTGCTGGCATCTTCACTGACAGGCATCGAGCAGATCACAGCGAGAATGGAGTCACTTGGCTTAGTGGTCGATGAAATCATGAGCGAAAAGCACTTCTTTGAAAGATTGGTCGTACTTCGGGGTTTCTTAAGAAGATAAAATAAGATATTTCCATGACGAAACTATGTATTGGGTGATGAAAATGACCGTATTAACGAGGGAAATAAGCTTTCAGACGAAGGGGAACGTCGACATCATCGATCTCACCGATAAAGTTGCCGAATCCCTCAGGGAGTCCCAGCTGAATGACGGAATTTTAACGGCCTTCGTGCCTGGCTCTACTGGCGCCATAACAACGGTAGAGTATGAACCAGGAGTTCTGGAAGATATGAAAAATGCACTGGAACGAATGATGCCCCAGGGCATAGAATACAAGCACAATCTCAGGTGGGGAGATGGCAACGGGCACTCTCACGTGAGAGCGTCCATGATGGGGCCAAGTTTGACCGTTCCCTTCTCGAACAAAAAATTGCTGATAGGCACATGGCAGCAAATCGTTTTCATAGACCTGGACGTAAGGCCCAGATCGCGCAGGATCATCGTACAGATTATGGGGGAGTGATAGTTAGGGAGGATTCAAACTGTACATAACCACCGATAAAAAAGAGAGGCGCTGATATGAAAGAAGTTATTCTAAGAAATT from Methanocellales archaeon includes the following:
- a CDS encoding aspartate kinase, yielding MKFGGTSVADGSKIKNVASLIKRFYDEKNEIIIVVSALSGVTDQLEKAARKAAEDGGIADVKAFIEHLRGRHYAVAQEAVAEGEIKVVIEELDARLKDLENALISICHLRELTARSHDYLSSFGERLSAPILSASLKSMNLRSIALTGGDAGIVTDSNFKCARPLLDMTYVKVKERIYPLLEKKIIPVITGFVAADAKGIITTLSRGGSDYTASIIGAAIDADEIWIWTDVDGIMTADPRIISEARTLPIISYLEAMELSYFGAKVLHPKTIEPAIQKGITVRVRNTFNPDHPGTLIIKAHEHIKDIVKAVTLIQNIALINISGSGMAGTPGVAGRVFSALGRIGANIMMISQGSSEANISLVIDKTQLDISLHALQTEFTENIIKDISYDENVCVIAVVGDGMAGTPGVAGRVFSALGRIGANIMMISQGSSEANISFVVNRSDAQKALRALHDEFKLGVER
- a CDS encoding TraB/GumN family protein; protein product: MNPDIIIIGTAHVSDKSIEEVRSTIDREKPNVVAVELCPRRYKALKGEIQTEPSIKDILHGGYLLLVQWLLAWIQNKIASEKGVEPGAEMISAIEAAEKTGASLALIDRDIGITLRRFWSRMTFFERIRMFFALISASLGEREEIDMETITEEDVVAQLVSELRSFSPSAAKVLVDERDAYIAGNLLNAARGGKVVAVIGAGHRKGVEKFLTHPELIPPSEELVHIPKKLNVMKFLGVLVMLTILMTFVLLVMSVPLEKLLVVLGYWFIINGTLSGLGALLAGAHPLSIATAFGIAWLTSLHPFLAAGWFAGLAEAYVRKPTGNDFKRMMDAETLDDLRKNRLFRVILVAAFANIGSTIGTFVGIYVVLHMTGIDPRLILEHALSMIMG
- a CDS encoding CBS domain-containing protein; the protein is MKTSIQLGKIIGIPIRLHISFLLILPLFAYAFATTNTPSGEWMQSHTLGLLNTPIGFGGMGNSLIRYVSGTIVTLTLFSCVLLHELGHSYMAKRHGIGIKSITLIIFGGISSMEEIPPDPRIESKVAVAGPSVSLAMGLSFYFMYSLLEFVSLGIVRTSVGMLAFYNLILCGFNLLPAFPMDGGRLLRSWLAKRMSYLDATNKAVSVGKTFALIMGTFGLFYGGFWFILIAFFVYIGASEEKKATEVTVALRGVKVRDIMTSDVKAVKPDMLVSELVDLMFKEKHMGYPVVDDNVIGIVTFNDIRQIPSDKRDSIYVANIMTREVISVQPDDDAITALKLLSKHDIGRLIVMEEGAMVGIVSRADLVRSLELLGQMRL
- a CDS encoding PRC-barrel domain-containing protein produces the protein MVGGDRRGEDRIDMRAEITSLFGLDVYTDQGKRVGKVNDVVLDADDRRVTGLAVSDVNPDLFDVQSRGIIIPYRWVLSVGDVVVIKQTTGRIKQEAKQE
- a CDS encoding tRNA(His) guanylyltransferase Thg1 family protein; this encodes MEDREIYSNIRAVPPIAIRVDGRNFKKLLKNFKKPYDKKFIAAMADATETLMRESGLNPRFAYIFSDEINIFFLKIPFQGRIEKLDSIIPSFLASALSLTLKTTISFDAKVIPLSKRDVHKYLELRQAEAWRNHVNSYGYYALLEDGLSKRAAALNMKGMNSKEIHDMLFERGINLAKTPTWQRRGILICKEMYQKPGYDPKKHLRVLSRRSKVIQDWEIPLFSTEEGRKLIDELLTER
- a CDS encoding DHH family phosphoesterase; translated protein: MLAFIIMQKTQKKEGMLTKKAPKYAILGCGSVGFAVANELRAQGKEFIVIDKDPQRVESLRDQKLEAIQGNISDPKALRRANLERFGAVLILSSNVQANQSALKIVQEISPVINTVVRAIDPVTKEKLEDAGADMVLLPSSIIATTAVQYLERVEAVRHGRELLKLLKGVGRGGKLGVVIHDNPDPDAIASGLALKYMAEHIGIGAEVLYQGDIGHQENRAFINLLKIQLKRINESNLSEFNKIALVDTALPGANNSLPEGVKVDIVVDHHPVEIEKVGATYYDIRPNMGATATIMTEYLQELGISITKELATALLYGIRTDTHEFKMETDPADLTAAAFLYPLADHDLLGKVEMPSMSTETLDILGEAIQSRRIKGSYLISNVGLIRDRDAIPQAADYLLNLEGITTVIVFGLGGENIYISGRSKDIRLNIGNAMRAAFGDIGSAGGHSTAAAAQIPLGVFSGVKDKQTIMRLSEEAVMKRFLAAVGEKEGE
- the albA gene encoding DNA-binding protein Alba, which gives rise to MSETKRSEDNVIYVGNKPIMNYVLAAVTQFNDGANEVAIKARGRAISRAVDTAEVVKNRFMADVQVKDIKIGTEKLEGEKGENINVSSIEIFLNRPS
- a CDS encoding adenylosuccinate synthetase → MGSTIIVGGFFGDEGKGKIVAHLALKDKPSIIARGGVGPNAGHTVEEGKQKHGIRMVPSGFIYGDARLLIGAGVLIDSHVLEREIKEFRVQDRIGIDSRCTLIEEKHILEDRQNKRLASEIGSTGTGCGPANKDRVMRCARQAKEVEELKAYITDVPLEINDALDAGQRVIIEGTQGFGISLFYGTYPYVTSKDTTASQIAADVGIGPTRVDDVIIVFKAFPTRVGEGPFPTEVSPEEAKRMGIVEYGTVTGRQRRIGMWDGHMAKYSARVNGATQVALTGLDKLDPSCHGVTDYDSLSDTIKEFVSNAEQDVGVPITILSTGPNISQTIDLRS